A portion of the Amyelois transitella isolate CPQ chromosome 2, ilAmyTran1.1, whole genome shotgun sequence genome contains these proteins:
- the LOC106143054 gene encoding protein transport protein Sec61 subunit beta yields the protein MPPAPSSTSVGSGGRSPSKATSAPRSASGGTVRQRKTTTTTTAARNRSTGAGSGGMWRFYTDDSPGVKVGPVPVLVMSLLFIASVFMLHIWGKYTRA from the exons atg CCTCCAGCGCCGAGCTCTACTTCAGTGGGATCTGGTGGACGTTCTCCCAGCAAGGCAACATCTGCTCCAAGATCAGCAAGTGGTGGTACTGTACGGCAACGGAAAACTACGACTACAACTACTGCAGCTAGAAATAGGAGCACCGGTGCTGGTTCAGGCGGTATGTGGAGATTTTACACCGATGACTCGCCTGGCGTAAAAGT ggGTCCTGTTCCAGTGCTAGTGATGTCTCTACTTTTCATTGCTTCTGTCTTCATGCTACACATTTGGGGAAAATACACCAGAGcataa